The following are encoded together in the Serratia nematodiphila DZ0503SBS1 genome:
- the dinG gene encoding ATP-dependent DNA helicase DinG → MALSSAVKDQIGQWYKALQQQIPDFISRAPQRQMIAEVAKTLAGDYPRHLAIEAPTGVGKTLSYLIPGITVGRAESKPLVVSTANVALQDQIYSKDLPLLKKIIPDLKFTGAFGRGRYVCPRNLAAMSTDVSQQGDLTLFLDDELAPSSGEEQALCQKLTKALARFEWDGLRDHYQQSIDDPLWAKLSTDKANCLGRNCHYIRECPFYIARKEIESADVVVANHALVMAALETESVLPNPKELLLVLDEGHHLPEVARDALEIDGEITALSTNLQLDMIVRQVEQCMTQYRPKNPPGLANSERLKNHCEELRELVQIFEHQVSAYLSGDSVAAEHRFEMGELPAEMVESCARLFKLTDALRGLAEFVLNDLTEQTGKHDIMRLHRAILQMSRTLGYLEAMSKLWRLAALDKSSNAPISKWVTRELRDNVTHLYLHCVGIRVSDQLEKLLWRKVPHVVVTSATLRSLNSFARLQEMSGLSEKAGDRFETLSSPFNHVEQGKIVIPQMRYEPALANEAEHLEEMARFFRAEQASGKHKGMLILFSSHRAMQTFLSYVTDLRLMLLVQGDQPRYRLVEEHRKRVEKGVASVLVGLQSFAEGLDLKGELLTQVHIHKIAFPPIDSPVIITEGEWLKSLKRYPFEVQSLPSASFNLIQQVGRLIRSNQCYGEIVIYDRRLLTKNYGSRLLASLPVFPIEQRGVPEADKAHLAALKSAADAAKKEKKRGNPFARKRRR, encoded by the coding sequence ATGGCGCTCTCCTCCGCAGTTAAAGATCAGATTGGCCAGTGGTACAAAGCCCTGCAGCAGCAAATACCGGATTTTATTTCCCGCGCGCCCCAGCGCCAGATGATCGCCGAGGTGGCCAAGACGCTGGCCGGCGACTACCCGCGCCATCTGGCGATCGAGGCGCCGACCGGCGTCGGCAAAACGCTGTCTTACCTGATCCCGGGCATCACCGTCGGGCGGGCGGAGAGCAAGCCGCTGGTGGTGAGCACCGCCAACGTGGCGCTGCAGGATCAGATTTACAGCAAGGATTTGCCGCTGCTGAAGAAGATTATCCCCGATCTGAAATTTACCGGCGCCTTTGGCCGCGGGCGTTACGTCTGCCCGCGCAACCTGGCGGCGATGAGCACCGACGTCAGTCAACAGGGCGATCTGACGCTGTTCCTCGACGACGAGCTGGCGCCGTCCAGCGGCGAAGAGCAGGCGCTGTGCCAGAAACTGACCAAGGCGCTGGCCCGCTTTGAGTGGGACGGGCTGCGCGATCACTATCAGCAAAGCATCGACGATCCGCTGTGGGCCAAGCTGAGCACCGACAAGGCCAACTGTCTGGGGCGCAACTGTCACTACATTCGCGAATGCCCGTTCTATATCGCCCGCAAAGAGATCGAGAGCGCCGACGTGGTGGTGGCCAACCACGCGCTGGTGATGGCGGCGCTGGAGACGGAATCGGTGCTGCCGAACCCGAAAGAGTTGCTGCTGGTGCTGGACGAAGGCCACCATTTGCCGGAGGTGGCGCGCGACGCGCTGGAGATCGACGGGGAAATCACCGCGCTGTCGACCAACCTGCAGCTGGACATGATCGTGCGCCAGGTCGAACAGTGCATGACGCAGTACCGGCCGAAGAATCCGCCGGGGCTGGCCAACAGCGAACGGCTGAAAAACCATTGTGAGGAGCTGCGCGAACTGGTGCAGATCTTCGAGCATCAGGTCAGCGCCTACCTGTCTGGCGACAGCGTGGCGGCCGAGCATCGTTTTGAAATGGGCGAGCTGCCGGCGGAGATGGTGGAGAGCTGCGCGCGGCTGTTTAAACTGACCGATGCGCTGCGCGGGCTGGCGGAGTTCGTGCTTAACGATCTCACTGAGCAGACCGGCAAGCACGACATCATGCGCCTGCACCGCGCCATCCTGCAGATGAGCCGCACGCTGGGCTATCTGGAAGCGATGAGCAAGCTGTGGCGGCTGGCGGCGCTCGACAAGTCGTCCAATGCGCCGATCTCCAAATGGGTCACGCGCGAACTGCGCGATAACGTCACCCATCTGTATTTGCACTGCGTCGGCATCCGCGTCAGCGATCAGCTGGAGAAGCTGCTGTGGCGCAAGGTGCCGCACGTGGTGGTCACCTCGGCCACGCTGCGTTCACTGAACAGCTTCGCGCGTTTGCAGGAGATGAGCGGGCTGAGCGAGAAGGCCGGCGATCGCTTCGAAACGCTCTCTTCGCCGTTCAATCACGTCGAACAGGGCAAGATTGTTATTCCGCAGATGCGCTACGAACCGGCGCTCGCCAACGAGGCGGAGCACCTCGAGGAAATGGCGCGGTTTTTCCGCGCCGAGCAGGCGAGCGGCAAGCACAAAGGCATGCTGATCCTGTTCAGCAGCCACCGGGCGATGCAGACTTTCCTCAGCTACGTGACCGATCTGCGGCTGATGCTGCTGGTACAGGGTGACCAGCCGCGCTACCGGCTGGTGGAAGAGCACCGCAAGCGGGTGGAGAAGGGCGTCGCCAGCGTGCTGGTGGGGCTGCAATCGTTCGCCGAAGGGCTGGATCTGAAAGGCGAACTGCTGACCCAGGTGCACATTCACAAAATCGCGTTCCCGCCGATCGACAGCCCGGTGATCATCACCGAAGGCGAGTGGCTGAAATCGCTGAAGCGCTATCCGTTCGAAGTGCAGAGCCTGCCGAGCGCCTCGTTCAACCTGATCCAGCAGGTCGGCCGTCTGATCCGCAGCAACCAATGCTACGGCGAGATCGTGATCTACGATCGCCGGTTGCTGACCAAAAATTACGGTTCGCGGCTGTTGGCGTCGCTGCCGGTGTTTCCGATCGAGCAGCGCGGGGTACCGGAGGCCGACAAGGCGCATCTGGCGGCGTTGAAATCCGCCGCCGACGCGGCCAAAAAAGAGAAGAAGCGCGGCAACCCGTTCGCCCGCAAGCGGCGGCGTTAA
- a CDS encoding DUF2878 domain-containing protein translates to MKKPHAGFWLATLGLGVCWLLALLTRDRLNGILLAGAALALIFTPAARRKGAALAALGGIGMDGLWSYSGVLHYSGQHGLPLWTIALWIGFGCWWYWLLDVVRAAPWPLAVLGAAVGPFAYAVSWKLDALLPGVPPEFMLLLLAVGWSIYLPAVSWLQWKQQGH, encoded by the coding sequence ATGAAGAAGCCGCATGCCGGATTCTGGCTGGCGACGCTGGGACTGGGCGTTTGCTGGCTGCTGGCGCTGCTGACTCGCGATCGGCTCAACGGCATACTGCTGGCCGGCGCGGCGCTGGCGCTGATCTTTACCCCTGCCGCCCGCCGCAAAGGCGCGGCCCTGGCCGCCCTCGGCGGTATCGGCATGGATGGGCTGTGGAGCTACAGCGGCGTGCTGCACTACAGCGGGCAACACGGCCTGCCGCTCTGGACCATCGCGCTGTGGATCGGCTTCGGTTGCTGGTGGTATTGGTTGCTGGACGTGGTCAGAGCGGCCCCCTGGCCGCTGGCGGTGTTGGGCGCCGCCGTCGGCCCCTTCGCCTACGCCGTGTCCTGGAAGCTGGACGCCTTGTTGCCCGGCGTGCCGCCCGAGTTCATGCTGCTGCTGCTGGCCGTCGGCTGGTCGATTTACCTGCCGGCCGTCAGCTGGCTGCAGTGGAAACAGCAAGGCCATTGA
- the ompC gene encoding porin OmpC: MKRNLLAVIIPALLLAQAAQAAEIYNKDGNKLDFYGRVKALHYFSDDAGNDGDKTYVRIGFKGATQINDMLTGYGQWEYQIAANHSESDGTKDTKTRLGFAGLKYKDLGSFDYGRNYGIIYDVGAWTDMIPEFGDDAYIKTDNFMNGRTNGVATYRNNNFFGLVDGLKFAVQYQGKNENDGRSASKANGDGWGLSSSYEIIDGLSVGAAYASSNRTATQKAGTFGKGDKADIWAGGLKYDNNNVYLAATYSQSRNIAPISGTATINNNSTSVSGFANKAEGIELVAQYQFDFGLRPSLGYVQQKGKDIEGIGDVDLVKYFDVAATYYFNKNMSTYVEYKINQLDDDNKLGLKNDDVVVVALTYQF, encoded by the coding sequence ATGAAACGTAATCTTCTGGCCGTTATTATTCCGGCACTTTTACTTGCGCAAGCGGCACAGGCAGCAGAAATCTACAATAAAGACGGCAACAAACTCGATTTTTACGGCCGTGTGAAAGCCCTGCATTATTTCTCTGATGATGCCGGCAATGATGGTGATAAAACCTACGTCCGTATCGGCTTTAAAGGCGCGACTCAGATTAACGATATGCTGACCGGCTATGGCCAGTGGGAATATCAGATCGCCGCCAACCATTCTGAATCCGACGGCACCAAAGACACCAAAACGCGTCTGGGCTTCGCCGGTCTGAAATATAAGGACCTCGGCTCCTTCGACTACGGTCGCAACTACGGCATCATTTACGACGTTGGCGCCTGGACGGATATGATCCCTGAATTCGGCGACGATGCTTATATCAAGACCGACAACTTTATGAACGGCCGTACCAATGGCGTCGCCACCTACCGTAATAACAACTTCTTCGGTCTGGTTGACGGCCTGAAATTTGCCGTGCAGTACCAGGGCAAGAACGAAAACGACGGCCGCTCCGCCAGCAAGGCGAACGGCGACGGCTGGGGTCTCTCCTCCAGCTATGAAATCATTGACGGCCTGAGCGTGGGCGCCGCCTATGCCTCTTCCAACCGCACCGCCACGCAAAAGGCGGGCACCTTCGGTAAAGGCGACAAGGCCGATATCTGGGCCGGCGGTCTGAAATACGACAACAACAATGTCTACCTGGCCGCGACTTATTCGCAGAGCCGCAATATCGCGCCTATTTCCGGCACCGCCACCATCAATAATAACTCGACCTCCGTTAGCGGCTTCGCCAATAAAGCGGAAGGGATTGAATTGGTCGCGCAATATCAGTTCGACTTCGGTCTGCGACCATCGCTGGGTTACGTTCAGCAGAAAGGCAAAGATATTGAAGGCATCGGCGACGTCGATCTGGTGAAATATTTCGACGTGGCGGCGACCTATTACTTCAACAAAAACATGTCCACTTATGTCGAATATAAAATCAACCAGCTTGATGACGACAACAAGCTGGGTCTGAAAAACGACGACGTCGTTGTTGTCGCCCTGACCTACCAGTTCTGA
- a CDS encoding glutathione S-transferase family protein, which translates to MHDTYTLFGTQGCGSTIVAAALALTAFPWGYEEVDYTQDGPERDRLLALNPLGQVPTLVLPNDEVMTESAAIILLLHDRAPHAELAPPGGSPLLPRFLRWLLFINAEIYPTFTYADHPQRWQPQAAGAEQLKNAVMDYRERLLRQLNAAAGGAGPWFLGKSFSALDLYVAVMCNWRPGRAWFRQHCPRLYAIAERVERRPELNALLSAHFDGVASLEP; encoded by the coding sequence ATGCACGATACTTATACTTTGTTCGGTACGCAGGGCTGCGGTTCGACCATCGTGGCCGCCGCGTTGGCGTTGACCGCTTTCCCCTGGGGCTATGAGGAGGTGGATTACACGCAGGACGGCCCGGAGCGCGATCGCCTGTTGGCGCTGAACCCGCTGGGTCAGGTGCCCACCTTAGTGCTGCCCAATGACGAAGTGATGACGGAGAGTGCGGCGATTATCCTGCTGCTGCACGATCGCGCACCGCATGCCGAGCTGGCGCCGCCCGGCGGTTCGCCGTTGTTGCCGCGTTTTCTGCGCTGGCTGCTGTTCATCAACGCGGAGATTTACCCCACTTTCACCTATGCCGACCATCCGCAGCGCTGGCAGCCGCAGGCGGCAGGGGCGGAACAGCTGAAAAACGCGGTAATGGATTATCGCGAGCGTTTATTGCGGCAGTTGAACGCCGCCGCAGGGGGGGCTGGCCCGTGGTTTCTCGGCAAGAGCTTCAGCGCGTTGGATCTGTACGTGGCGGTAATGTGCAACTGGCGGCCGGGCCGCGCGTGGTTCCGGCAACACTGCCCGCGACTGTACGCCATTGCCGAACGGGTGGAGCGGCGGCCGGAGCTGAATGCGCTGCTGAGCGCCCATTTCGACGGCGTTGCCTCGCTGGAACCGTGA
- a CDS encoding Lrp/AsnC family transcriptional regulator — protein MDDIDRQILTILADDARASLKTLSAQVGLSSPSTSERLRRLEENGVIQGYTLNVNLQAVGYAFESLVRIKPLPGMLKKVEQLIQAIPEVVECDKVTGEDCFIVRLVAHSMEQLDHTLDRLAEHAQSNTSIVKTTPVKRRLPPLL, from the coding sequence ATGGATGATATCGATCGCCAAATCCTGACCATTCTGGCGGACGATGCGCGCGCATCGTTGAAGACGCTGAGCGCGCAGGTGGGCCTGTCGTCGCCAAGCACGTCGGAAAGACTGCGGCGGCTGGAGGAAAACGGCGTGATCCAGGGCTATACCCTGAACGTCAATCTGCAGGCGGTGGGCTACGCCTTCGAATCGCTGGTGCGCATCAAGCCGCTGCCGGGCATGCTGAAGAAGGTCGAGCAGCTGATTCAGGCGATCCCGGAAGTGGTCGAATGCGATAAGGTGACCGGCGAAGACTGCTTTATCGTGCGGCTGGTGGCGCACTCGATGGAACAGCTCGACCACACCCTCGATCGGCTGGCCGAGCATGCGCAGAGCAACACCTCGATCGTGAAAACCACGCCGGTCAAGCGCCGCCTGCCGCCGCTGCTCTGA
- a CDS encoding helix-turn-helix transcriptional regulator, whose translation MSRINLENSGSTAQSVSDRLLTLLKTRGPQLASDAGKVLGTTGEAARQQFVKLAKEGLVEAVAETRGVGRPVQLWHLTSAGNARFPDTHADLTVQLLRTVRDKLGEQAIDVLIETREQENRINYKQAMIGATELRERVARLTEIRCREGYMAEWRQEEDGSYLLVENHCPICAAATVCQGFCRAELSIFTEVLQAQVERAEHILAGSRRCAYRISRL comes from the coding sequence ATGTCAAGAATAAACTTGGAAAATAGCGGCAGCACCGCACAATCGGTCAGTGACCGCTTGCTGACGTTATTGAAAACCCGCGGCCCGCAGCTAGCTTCTGACGCAGGAAAGGTGCTCGGCACCACCGGTGAGGCGGCCCGCCAGCAGTTCGTCAAGCTGGCGAAAGAGGGGTTGGTCGAAGCGGTGGCGGAAACGCGCGGCGTGGGCCGCCCGGTGCAGCTGTGGCATTTGACCTCTGCCGGGAACGCGCGCTTTCCCGATACCCATGCGGATCTGACGGTGCAACTGCTGCGCACCGTGCGCGACAAGTTGGGCGAACAGGCGATCGACGTGCTGATCGAGACCCGCGAACAGGAAAACCGCATCAACTACAAGCAGGCGATGATCGGCGCCACCGAGCTGCGCGAACGCGTGGCGCGCCTGACCGAGATCCGCTGCCGCGAAGGGTATATGGCCGAATGGCGCCAGGAGGAGGACGGTTCCTATCTGCTGGTGGAAAACCACTGCCCGATCTGCGCCGCCGCCACCGTCTGCCAGGGCTTCTGCCGGGCGGAATTAAGCATCTTCACCGAAGTGCTGCAGGCGCAGGTGGAGCGCGCCGAACACATTCTGGCCGGCTCGCGCCGCTGCGCCTACCGGATTTCCCGCCTGTAA
- a CDS encoding tautomerase family protein: protein MPFSRIALHQGKSADYLQTLSDSLHQALVEAFDVPPADRFQAIDQYRPGELIYDRDYLGGPRSADFVLFYITAGRPRDSDTKRRFYGRLAALLAENLRLNPEDVMVVIATTQLDEWSFGGGRASMIDPQT from the coding sequence ATGCCGTTTAGCCGCATCGCCCTGCATCAGGGCAAGTCCGCCGACTATCTGCAAACCTTGTCCGACAGCCTGCATCAGGCGCTGGTGGAGGCGTTCGACGTGCCGCCGGCAGACAGGTTTCAGGCGATCGATCAATACCGCCCCGGCGAGCTTATCTACGATCGCGACTATCTCGGCGGGCCGCGCAGCGCGGATTTCGTGCTGTTTTACATCACCGCCGGGCGGCCGCGCGACAGCGACACCAAGCGGCGCTTCTACGGGCGGCTGGCGGCGCTGCTGGCGGAAAACCTGCGGCTGAACCCCGAGGATGTGATGGTGGTGATCGCCACCACCCAGTTGGACGAGTGGTCATTCGGCGGCGGGCGCGCCTCAATGATCGATCCGCAGACGTAA
- a CDS encoding MFS transporter, which yields MITHDDSRWSDLFSGKNAASAIALSLGVALHAINILVATTILPSVVQDIGGLDLYAWNTTLFVVASILGSALSARLLSGYGARSAYLVASLFFIVGAALCALAPSMPVMLIGRTVQGFGGGLIFALSYAMINLVFEQRLWPRAMALISAMWGIATLVGPAVGGIFAELHAWRWAFGILLPIMALYAAFTFLILPKGKAQQAAAPLPTAQLLLLTVAVLVVSAGSLAHSVWINLAGIALSLVLMAWLMKREAHARARLLPHGSLRRGSSLAALYITVSLLVIGMTSEIFVPYFLQLLHGQSPLISGYIAATMAAGWTLSEILSSGWRGAGIRRAIVSGPLFVLVGLLALAILMPTPSGGGWQALTPIVIALSLVGFGIGFGWPHLLTRILQVAPEADKDIAGASITTVQLFATAFGAALAGMIANLAGLNDPGGAAGAASAARWLFLAFALAPLLAVFSAWRCAAIAPPGAETGNFVQTPPSREC from the coding sequence GTGATAACCCATGACGACAGCCGCTGGAGCGACCTTTTCTCCGGCAAAAATGCGGCCAGTGCGATTGCGCTTTCGCTCGGCGTGGCGCTGCATGCCATCAATATTCTGGTCGCCACCACCATTCTGCCCTCGGTGGTGCAGGATATCGGCGGGCTGGATCTCTATGCCTGGAACACCACGCTGTTCGTGGTGGCGTCGATCCTCGGCTCCGCGCTGTCGGCCCGGTTGCTCAGCGGCTATGGCGCACGCAGCGCCTATCTGGTGGCTTCGCTGTTCTTTATCGTCGGGGCGGCGCTGTGCGCGCTGGCGCCGAGCATGCCGGTGATGCTGATCGGCCGCACGGTGCAGGGCTTCGGCGGCGGGCTAATCTTTGCGCTCTCCTACGCGATGATCAACCTGGTGTTCGAGCAGCGATTGTGGCCGCGCGCCATGGCGCTTATCTCGGCGATGTGGGGCATCGCCACCCTGGTGGGGCCGGCGGTGGGCGGCATTTTTGCCGAGCTGCACGCCTGGCGTTGGGCCTTCGGCATTCTGCTGCCGATCATGGCGCTGTACGCGGCGTTTACCTTCCTGATCCTGCCCAAGGGCAAGGCGCAGCAGGCGGCCGCGCCGTTGCCGACGGCGCAACTGCTGTTGCTGACCGTGGCGGTGCTGGTGGTGTCCGCCGGCAGCCTGGCGCACAGCGTCTGGATCAATCTGGCGGGCATCGCGCTTTCGCTGGTGCTGATGGCCTGGCTGATGAAGCGCGAGGCGCACGCACGCGCGCGTCTGTTGCCGCATGGCTCGCTGCGGCGCGGCTCATCGTTGGCGGCGCTCTATATTACGGTCTCGTTGCTGGTGATCGGCATGACCAGCGAAATCTTCGTGCCCTATTTTCTGCAGCTGTTGCACGGCCAGTCGCCGCTGATCTCCGGCTATATCGCCGCCACCATGGCCGCCGGTTGGACGTTGTCCGAAATCCTCAGCTCCGGCTGGCGCGGGGCGGGCATTCGCCGGGCGATCGTCAGCGGGCCGCTGTTCGTGCTGGTGGGCCTGCTGGCGCTGGCGATCCTGATGCCGACGCCCTCCGGCGGTGGCTGGCAGGCGCTGACGCCGATCGTCATCGCGTTGTCGCTGGTGGGGTTCGGCATCGGCTTCGGTTGGCCGCATCTGTTGACGCGCATTTTGCAGGTGGCGCCTGAAGCGGACAAAGATATCGCCGGCGCTTCAATTACCACGGTGCAGCTGTTCGCCACCGCATTCGGCGCGGCGCTGGCCGGGATGATCGCCAACCTGGCGGGGCTGAACGATCCGGGCGGCGCGGCGGGCGCGGCATCGGCGGCGCGTTGGCTGTTCCTGGCGTTCGCGCTGGCGCCGCTGCTGGCGGTATTCAGCGCCTGGCGCTGCGCGGCGATCGCGCCGCCGGGCGCCGAGACGGGCAATTTTGTACAAACTCCGCCCTCGCGCGAGTGCTAG
- a CDS encoding GNAT family N-acetyltransferase, which produces MIELQQWDAAAAQSAIADLAEMLHASVAHGASIGFVMPFTQEQAQAFWQGVLPALARGERAMLVALANGRPVGTVQLLLAMPDNGRHRAEVVKLMVHPQARRQGVARLLMQEVQALAARHRRSLLVLDTLSGSAAQGLYRQLGFEAAGDIPQYARASDGGALEATCYMYKLL; this is translated from the coding sequence ATGATTGAATTGCAACAGTGGGATGCCGCTGCGGCGCAAAGCGCCATTGCCGACTTGGCCGAGATGCTGCACGCCAGCGTGGCGCACGGCGCCAGCATCGGTTTTGTCATGCCCTTTACGCAGGAACAGGCGCAGGCATTTTGGCAGGGGGTGCTGCCGGCTCTGGCGCGGGGAGAGCGTGCGATGCTGGTGGCGCTCGCGAACGGCCGACCGGTCGGCACCGTGCAACTGCTGCTGGCGATGCCGGACAACGGCCGCCACCGAGCGGAAGTGGTCAAGCTGATGGTGCACCCGCAGGCGCGGCGGCAGGGCGTTGCCCGGCTGTTGATGCAGGAAGTGCAGGCGCTGGCGGCGCGTCATCGCCGCAGCCTGTTGGTGCTGGATACCCTGAGCGGCAGCGCGGCGCAGGGGCTGTACCGCCAATTGGGGTTCGAGGCGGCGGGCGACATCCCGCAATACGCCCGCGCCAGCGACGGCGGGGCGTTGGAGGCCACCTGCTATATGTACAAACTGCTGTGA
- a CDS encoding GNAT family N-acetyltransferase, translating into MHNDGRFDYHNALRYSSDELANILNHCFENYIVRFVLDGPTFAARFGAEDLSLNDSLIVTHRHEPVAVALIARRGRHSRVAAFSVRPEMRGQGLGKALMQRVVADARQRGDRRLSLEVIEGNEAALALYHRAGLRIVRTLTGHQAPAEVPPGTAALQAVDPLTVSHRLTAEGATDLPWLIAPESLFKLPGTPQAYTLNRQAYAVVMPGAEHCWLRLIYVPPQHRGQGHARALLAALQAQFAPLPLTANVFVPEVAAPFFTHLGWRQDPLRQFEMDMLLDSPQK; encoded by the coding sequence ATGCATAACGACGGACGCTTCGACTACCACAACGCCTTGCGCTACAGCAGCGACGAACTGGCCAACATCCTCAACCACTGTTTTGAAAACTACATCGTGCGTTTCGTGCTCGACGGGCCGACCTTCGCCGCCCGCTTCGGCGCCGAAGATCTCAGCCTGAACGACAGCCTGATCGTCACCCACCGCCATGAACCGGTGGCGGTGGCGCTGATCGCCCGCCGCGGCCGGCACAGCCGGGTGGCGGCCTTTTCCGTACGCCCCGAGATGCGCGGCCAGGGGCTGGGCAAGGCGCTGATGCAGCGCGTGGTGGCGGATGCCCGTCAGCGCGGCGACCGTCGGCTGTCGCTGGAGGTGATCGAAGGCAACGAAGCCGCGCTGGCGCTGTACCACCGCGCCGGGCTGCGCATCGTGCGCACCCTGACCGGCCATCAGGCGCCGGCGGAAGTGCCGCCAGGCACGGCGGCGCTGCAGGCGGTCGATCCGCTGACCGTCAGCCATCGCCTGACGGCGGAAGGCGCCACCGATCTGCCCTGGTTGATCGCTCCCGAATCGCTGTTCAAGCTGCCGGGCACACCGCAAGCCTATACGCTCAATCGTCAGGCCTACGCCGTGGTGATGCCCGGCGCCGAGCACTGCTGGCTGCGCCTGATCTACGTGCCGCCGCAGCACCGCGGTCAGGGGCATGCCCGCGCCTTGCTGGCCGCCCTGCAAGCGCAGTTCGCCCCTTTGCCGCTGACCGCCAACGTTTTTGTGCCCGAGGTGGCCGCCCCCTTCTTTACGCATCTTGGCTGGCGGCAGGATCCCCTGCGCCAGTTCGAGATGGATATGCTGCTGGACAGCCCACAAAAATAA
- a CDS encoding carboxymuconolactone decarboxylase family protein: MPSKSQAGQQAFGDIAPKLAQLSDSVLFDDVWQRPELSPRERSLITVAALVALNRVEQLPFHLQLAQRNGVAHQQLAELITHLAFYAGWPAAASAVARLRELEPEAPHAV, from the coding sequence ATGCCATCAAAATCCCAGGCCGGGCAACAGGCGTTCGGCGATATCGCCCCCAAGCTGGCGCAGCTCAGCGACAGCGTCTTGTTTGACGATGTCTGGCAGCGGCCAGAGCTGAGCCCGCGCGAGCGCAGCCTGATCACCGTCGCCGCGCTGGTGGCGCTCAACCGCGTGGAACAGCTGCCGTTTCATCTGCAGCTGGCGCAGCGCAATGGCGTGGCGCATCAGCAACTGGCGGAGCTCATCACCCACCTGGCGTTTTACGCCGGCTGGCCCGCGGCGGCGTCGGCCGTGGCGCGCTTGCGCGAGCTGGAACCGGAGGCGCCCCATGCCGTTTAG
- a CDS encoding helix-turn-helix domain-containing protein, protein MDNGLDNADLRLAQRLADLRQQRAWSLEELAQRTGLSRATLSRVERAETSPTASLLNRLCAAYGLTMSRLLSEIEDEPPELLRSQQQPVWVDRASGFHRRSVSPPAALYKAEFIEVRLDAGAQIDYDLPSIPALEHHLWLLSGQLELTLEGRVFRLSAGDCLRYRLFGASRFHVPGDEPAHYTLVICRP, encoded by the coding sequence GTGGATAACGGTTTGGACAATGCCGATCTGAGGTTGGCGCAGCGGCTGGCGGATTTGCGCCAGCAGCGGGCGTGGTCGCTGGAGGAATTGGCGCAGCGCACCGGTCTTAGCCGGGCGACGCTCTCGCGGGTGGAGCGCGCCGAGACCAGCCCGACGGCGTCGTTGCTGAACCGGCTGTGCGCCGCCTACGGGTTGACCATGTCGCGCCTGTTGAGCGAAATCGAAGACGAGCCGCCGGAGCTGCTGCGGTCGCAGCAGCAACCGGTGTGGGTCGATCGCGCCAGCGGTTTTCACCGTCGCTCCGTTTCCCCGCCCGCTGCGCTGTATAAGGCCGAGTTTATCGAAGTCCGGCTTGATGCCGGCGCGCAGATCGATTACGACCTGCCGTCGATTCCGGCGCTGGAACATCACCTCTGGTTGCTGTCCGGGCAGTTGGAATTGACCCTGGAAGGGCGCGTTTTCCGGCTGTCGGCCGGCGACTGCCTGCGCTACCGCCTGTTCGGTGCCTCCCGTTTCCATGTCCCCGGCGATGAGCCGGCTCATTACACGCTCGTTATCTGTAGGCCATAG
- a CDS encoding 5'-nucleotidase, lipoprotein e(P4) family, protein MAGKQARKLTLGAAVGVALLTLAGCAQPPHTDAQAQQRLADQSVLAVNWFQQSGEYQALAHQAFNSAQRAFDRARAAPGRKKAVVVDLDETMLDNSAYSAWQAQQGQPYDGATWAQWTQAEQAGAVPGAVSFARYVNAHQGTMFYVSNRKQSEYAATVANMQKLGFTGMSDKTVLLSTDTSNKQARFDAIKQAGYDIVVYAGDNLNDFGAATYHQDNAQRRAFVSENQNKFGTEFIVLPNPLYGDWESGLARDYNKLTPQQKLQVRQQALKAWRGR, encoded by the coding sequence ATGGCAGGAAAACAGGCAAGGAAACTCACCCTCGGCGCGGCGGTTGGCGTCGCGCTGCTGACGTTGGCCGGTTGCGCGCAGCCGCCGCACACCGACGCCCAGGCCCAGCAGCGGCTGGCGGATCAGTCGGTGCTGGCGGTGAACTGGTTCCAACAGTCCGGTGAATACCAGGCGCTGGCCCACCAAGCGTTCAACAGCGCGCAACGCGCCTTCGATCGGGCCAGGGCCGCGCCGGGCCGCAAAAAGGCGGTGGTGGTCGATCTGGATGAAACCATGCTGGACAACAGCGCCTACTCCGCCTGGCAGGCGCAGCAGGGCCAGCCGTATGACGGCGCCACCTGGGCCCAATGGACGCAGGCCGAACAGGCCGGCGCGGTGCCGGGGGCAGTGTCGTTCGCCCGCTACGTTAACGCCCACCAGGGGACGATGTTCTACGTCTCGAACCGCAAGCAGAGCGAATACGCCGCCACGGTGGCCAACATGCAGAAGCTCGGTTTCACCGGCATGTCGGATAAAACCGTCTTGCTCAGTACCGACACGTCCAATAAGCAGGCGCGCTTCGACGCCATCAAACAAGCCGGCTATGACATCGTGGTGTACGCGGGCGACAACCTGAACGACTTCGGCGCCGCGACCTACCACCAAGATAATGCGCAGCGCCGGGCGTTTGTCAGCGAGAACCAGAACAAATTCGGCACCGAATTCATCGTGCTGCCCAACCCGCTGTACGGCGATTGGGAGAGCGGCCTGGCTCGCGACTACAACAAGCTGACGCCGCAACAGAAGCTGCAGGTGCGCCAACAGGCGCTCAAAGCCTGGCGCGGGCGCTAA